cacagtgtgcacccagcttaagccaggattaggccttatttCAATTAGGGTTGAAAAgctttaagtagcttttataaacatactcaAGATGttcaccagtaatgtttttttctaaagacaaaataatggctctgacatattttaagatacgtCATTGCAAGTTacattcagttaaaacagctcaaacatgcattttagtctaggactagcttaagccttgtctgtgaaaccgggggtaaatGTGCGAATGTCATCGGATGCGGCAACGATCATGATATGACATCACGATCTACAGCGTCTTTTTTATAAGCATGAATTCAACATAtagtaatacattcaaaatgtaaaaaaatatacaacctACTCAacattaatgcaaaaaaaatcattcttttaattcagccaagagGTCATGCCGTGACGAATCGACCTTCTACTGGTCGCACATCTTCACGTGATGCGAATttgcaggtcagagttcaccaaacgTGAACTTTGGAAAGCAGCGAAATTACAAACGAAAAGTGCAGTGTGACCAcacctttaaaatgaaaaaaatcacatgcgttaacgttgacagcactagtaataatatttcacaatattacggtttttactctattttcaggtctaataaatgcagccatggtgagcataaagagacattcattgttagttcatgaaacataatgcattaaataatgttaacctaattctaaagtgttacccattaaCACCCATTCTCTCAAGAGAGACCATTTTACACTTTTTGACCAGAAAGGTCTACCAAAACATGCAAAACAAAGTTAAAGTACCTTACAAAATCTCAAGGGTCAAATATTGCAAAATCGCATTTCACAACACTTCTTGTCAGTAAAGGCTGTTTTGCAGAAGGAAGAGGGGCCCTGATGTCATGATCTTACTGAACATTTTTGTGATAAGACCAACAGTGCTGGCTTGCTTACTTTGGTGTGTATAAAATATCACATAACTGAATTTCCATGACTTATGTGGCAACAGAAGTGACATAATCACTTGAAAAGCCTGAGAACTCTTGTCTTGTGGCTTTTGTCTCAGGGGTCTCCAGCACCTCTGAAGACACGTTTTGCTGCACACAGGACATGTAAGTCATGTTTGTGAGACCTGTGGCTGCACATATGTCTGCGGCGAGATGGCAGGATGGTGTTAGGAAAGAGGGCAGCGTGACTTTAGGGCTAATGAACGAACAACTCAGATCCTCTGCGCTCGCCAACCATGTCTTCTCTGCCACGGTGGGTGGCATGTCTAAAATCTCGACGTCACACCATGTGCAGTCCTCTATCCTCAGAGAATGGATCTTTTCACTCGCCTTGAAAAGAACAGAAAACTGTCAAGAAGTCGAAAAAATACTGGGTAAAAAATTTGGGTAAAACTTTAccacattagttaacatgaactaacaatgaacagcagCCTACTTCGAAAGCATTTTTTAGTCTTAATGTtaagttttacatttacaaattttttcaaaataaaaagttgtatttgttaatattagttaatgcactgtgtgAACTAACTATTAGTTCACACAGTGACTAACtattaaagtccccatgaaatcaaaatgttttttggcttttagtatgaatatgttagtctTACTGTTATCTATTtggttaagtctgacgtcacgcggcagcgcttccgggtccaaacgctctatctcataccacaagaaaacaacaaacggtgctaatatacacacacaatgtggtgtaatactaccaaagaattataatcataacctttatctccataccaaaatcctgGATGGCCAGCCAGACAGTggttcatcttttataaatcgttaaaatattaatgtctgtgacgctgtgagcacagagactgtaagtattttaaaagaattttaaaatgttaaatgtttaatatgaataaatagcgttCATAAACGGCTGTCGACAtgccattctcaagtgaaacaactcgaggcttggacccagaaacggcgttgcttacgtcacgacttaacaagcagATAAGCTTCATTTACACgaaaacagcattttgggggcttgaaaacaaacttttgaaatcgAGTTTCAAAGTGCGAGTTTTTGAAAACTGTtatcgtctccgtgtaaactacaaaaatacgAATCTCTGAAAACAGCGACGTCATGCGCATACGTACTATGTATTCAGTCTATaggtgacatcgccaactactggcctggcagcagaatgcagcgtttttaatcgttttcttgttgtctgtatgtgaaaaatgcaaaggaaaatgcattcaaaagtacattgttgtcatgtaaacgtaccctgagAAAccctttttcaaaagtttgcgttttcaggcccccaaaactcCATTGTGGTGTAAATGGATggccaaaacaaaaaaagttttgaaaacggtgttgtgtaaacggccccttagtgTGAACGCCATTTTAAAAagctaaagaacctttttccactataaagaaccttttgtggaatgaaaagattccatgaatgttaaaggttcttcatggaatcatcaatgccaataaagcaaatcttaaaataacactgacaaagattattaaatgctgtaaaaaaaatatgttgctctctgttagttcatgttagttaatacattaatgttaacaaatgagaccttattgtaaagtgttaccaaaattcaAGTAAATTATAGATATTTAGGCTACTTTTTTGTATTGAATGatctatttttttctcttaatttGTCCACCATCTTGGATGATTTTCACACTTTTGTGAGTAAAAGGGCTCAACTAGAACATCACTTTGATCTGTTATGTAACCTGCTCATAAAAACAGCTTAACTAGCCTAAGATGGTTTGCTTGGTTTAAGCGGATTTTCAAGCCTGTTATCTGCTGGTTTAGGTCACATGCTGAAAATTGGCCAAAACCCATCTAAAACCAGccaaaaaacccaaaacaaaacaaaacaaaaaaacaagcatgGCCAGGCCATAAAATACCATCAAACCAACTTTTATGCTGTCAAAATGAATAGAGGCACTGCAGTTACAGTATTGTACAGCAtcaatgtaattaattacttcaTAAAGATCTTCATCCAGGTCCAGTGCTTTTATGTGCAGAAAGCCGAACGTTTCTTTTGGAAATCCTCTTAGCCTGGAAGCGGTTGGAAAGAAGTCATCAGAATGTCACAGATATGAACTGTAGTCCATCATCTCACAGCTAATATTATAAGACTTACATGCTTCTGTACGACCACAGACAAACGCAACAACCGACCAAAACTAGGAGAGGAATTGAAATCTTGGCCATCAGCAGGTAAACTGTGGAGAGAATTATTATCTCCTATTATAGTTTAACATTATGAAATGGCCTGTCCACACAAAATATAGTTAATATTCACTGtgaatatacattttgtataGAAATAATGTGTTTCTATGGAGCTATTTACACTTCAAAGGTTAAAGTAGTTTTGTAACTTTGCTTTTGTATAACATTTGTCAAATATTGAattaatattgagtcagattaggtgtttagttttattttttagcattaGAAAGTTTTTATCAGCATCCTGTGCTTTTCTGTCTTCTCTATTATAAGCAGAAGGCAGATTTTGTTTAGAAaagattttacaaaagatttactaaaaacatatttaaagcaggtcatgtgagttcagtggttcaaccttaatgttataaagaaacgagaatactttttgtgcaccaaaaaacaaaataacgacttttcaacaatatctcgcgatggccgatttcaaaacactgcttctgagctttacgaatcttttgtttcgaattagtgattcagatctcctatcaaatggctaaactgctgaaatcacgtgactttggcactccaaaccactgatttgattcgtaaagctctgaagcagtgttttaaaattggccatcactagatattgttgaaaagtccttattttgatttttttggtgcacaaaaagtattctcgttgctttgtaatattaaggtagaaccactgaactcacatgaactgttttaaatatgtttttagtacctttatggaccttgagaggttcagtggctttgctctcaatagtggcctcactgagctttaaatcacagaaataaattatattttaaaatatattcaaatagaaaacagttgttttaaattggaataatatttcacaatattactgtttttactgtattttttttatcaaataaatgcagccttggtgaacacaAACAACTTCCTTCAAAAAactgtccaaacttttgaacagtagtgtacatttttacattttaagttatataaattaacattagtatatttataaatcaacatgaacctaaattattaaatgctgtaaaaaatattaattacacacacacacacacacatatatatatatatcttcttttatgttccacagaagaaagtaagccACACaggttttggaacgacatgagggtgagtaaatgatgacacaattttcatttttttttgggtgaactatccctttaagatagaTGTACAACAGTGTAGTTTATAACTTAAAAACACTGTTATATTATAAAACCAGACTCAGACTCGTTTCTGCTAGTGTGAATGTGATCTGATAGCGTTTGAATCAGTATCTGGACtcacagttctttctggttctgaAGGTGGCGGTGGTCTCTGGTCCACAGCCTGCAATCGTACATGCTGCCAGGTGAAATGTGTACGGCTGGTCCTCCTCAAGACCGCTGACTGTGAAAGACTTGCTGTGTGGATCGGCGAAGTACTGTTTGAAGGAACCTGCCAGAACAAACAGGAAGGATGCATGTAATCTACAGTAGCGAGGGGAGTGTAACGAACGGGTTAGTAATATAATGCgagattaaaatgtattttgtcatGCTATTCAATTCCagtattttggaaaaaaaaaaaaatagctgctTAACCCTATAGAGCGTAAATTTCTGCGgccaaaactttgctgaaaaacctgttgtacaaTCATCCGATTGATGGTTTATAGTTTTTAAGCAAGTGAAAGGCCTtaaatataattgtaaaaatgtcccCCTTCAGATCGTGGTTCGCATGTCTTTTtactgtgaaatctttactgattttttataaaataattttaagaataactcttatttgttcatctcttaATCATCATTGAGCTTTGATcttaaaactaagcatttaaatatcatcttacttagacatattattgggagagtgacaactgatatttatatgcattttatgtaagtagtctgcTATACTGCTATAAGGATCTTGTTGATTTACATTAaaagctatcagaatttcatgtctaagatttaaaaaaaaagaaaggaaaaaaaaaaaaagatttgcctGACTATTATTTCTTGTCAGATTTTACAGGGTGAAAGAGCTACATGTTACAGAAACTTTATTGGATATTTTCATTCTGATTTAAGCACAACATAACACTTACTGAGATCGTAGCCGGCCTCTGAATCTTCTTGTACCTTAATCAcatattctttgatgaatcCAGCGTGACTCGGATCCTCCTCATTGAAACTCCATTTCAGGTTTACAGATGACCAAGTTATGTTTGGGTTAGAGTCCAGTTTAGGGTACTGCGTGGgctcttcagaacacaaaaaatactatttatatGTGATATTGCACAATGCAGATGTGAAAATGGTTGATTTCCAAATTTCTCAAATTGAAGATGCCGTTTTGATGCAATATAGCGCCTACTGAACAGTATAAGCACCTGTTTTTTTTGCTTAATGTCCTATAGATATATTGCaggtgaagtgtgtgtgtgcactctTACCCTGTTCTTTTGAGTATCCGATCTGTTTCTCATGAGGTCGGTGTCCCTCTGAGTTACAGTTGTAGACTGTAAATGTGTATTGAACTCCTGCTGTAAAACcccctgtaaaaaaaaaaaaaaaaaaaaaaaaaattaaagtgattttaaacaataattcaacatttctaaatttctaaagatgacttaaaatgatttaaaataagacaaaacaagcatacaaataaacaacaaaaaatcaaaAACTGTATTCACCACCAaacaactgtttgtttgtttgtttttgaagaacCAGGATATACGGGATAGCCTAATTtcaaaagtgtgatttctagaaCTGGCACAGTCATGTAAATTAATCAAATCCATGGGCATTTTtatatctacactgtaaaaaatatagtaGCAACATTTTGGTTTTACAGATTGAACTTAAcaacaatatactgtatatattccattaactgatataatgttaatatacagTACCAATATATATGATACATACTTTGATTGTTACATATACCTGCAACATTTCagccataaattaattataaatggtagctagattatgttcattacccGTCTATCAATTatgttgtttatgctgaaatataattagataatgatttgttttttaataatttgaattagcttttatgtttatattttcagttttcattacACTTTAGTTTtagtgcttttgtcatttgtttAGTGCTTTTTAAACTTGGCAAGGccaataatgttaatataccaaCCTACTGAAGTGCTAAAATCTGTTTCGCACCTTTATAATATACTGacaactagggatgcaccgataccaagttttaaggaccgagtacgagtaccaatactttttttctagtactcgccgataccaaTACCGATgtctatacatttattaatttctctctctctcttttttttttggtgatgttgcagttttccaagcacaacacagtgagactaatgaatatAGGACAGCGTCTTTATTATTagtctaatgaaaaaagtaataatttttatgtgcttgtcacaaacttaaagaacaaaaatttcagtgtccaataaagttcaaagggcataattacatgtaattgttgttatataataagaaatttacaaacaaattacaaacaataaatactatagagatacaaattaaataaacttgtttttcagatacagtaggtttatttaccatgtatacatttatttaacatattttgttgttttattaacattaatgacaaatataggctacggtccctttaagaccgaatccatggatactgacccATATCccgttttcacccaaatgtttacgtccacttaagccataaccgactgtatttacgtgagatactccacacgatggacattttgacaactatgtgtgcatttgaccattcaggcgcgaggagaactgatcgcgcgctagagaactgggatcgcgcgcaagaaagagagagagagcgcgcgagaGGGAACGCTTCTggtgtgtgtcattcagcgcgattccgcctatcccgccttcactaatcgataacgaattgtgactgaaagcatgcagttcgcaatgtgtgtgttgtcatcattaatttgaagtatttccactccctcgaggctgacattgtttctgctgctgccgccggtgtctctgtgcacggaaaattctgtcagttaggtcacgtgaggtatcggtctttggtatcgggggtatttttaccagtacgagtacaagtcataggtacaagtacatgagcttggtatcggcccgattcctactgacaaccaccaaaaaACACAATCAAAGCTCATTAATTATAATCATTTGTAAATTGTTTTAACCGTATATACAGTAGTAAGTGAACTTACCGTCAACTctaacatttttacagtcttttaccattaaaatcattataatttttttacagtgtagttgtGCCAAGCGCTAAAATAATGTGCGGCTAGAAATTGTgtgtaaaaaatgcaaaatcataattatgaaaaagcATCAAATGCTGCCTAGGCTCACTATGTTTTAGAACAGagcttttatatacagtatacagtaatGCTGTCACATATCAACACATTAACGgtactattttattttgatgttactTGTATGTACAGCTTTATACCTGTGTTCAGGTTTAAGGAGGTCTGATTAGCTGGGACTTTTCTCCACTGCAAGATGCAGGGGGGCGCACTACCCAGCATGCACCACTCTACGACGTAATCACATGTGGTGGCTGAGTCCCTCGTCCAGGTGAGCTGAAATCCCTTTTCATTCCCTTGAATCCTCTTCTTCTTCAGTATGCCTGCTGCAGTAGTAACAGTCAGTTATCTCACGTTATACAGAAGCCCCTTTAACATTGAGCATTAAGCTTGTCACCTGTGTATGCTGAAGGAATAGTGATGTGGGATGGTATAGATAAGCCAGACTGAATGACGGCCCTCACGGTGATGTCACACATATGGATATCTAACGGTAGTTCCACTTCCGTCTGCGTGACATTCATGCACACGCTCCCTTGTGGATTTATGTTGCTCACACACACTTCATAGGCTTTAATATATGAGACATTGCCGACCTGAGGAAGAGTGAACCGTGTTGACACACActgctttttacagaaaaaaaaaaaaaactgatatatttttaaatacatttcaaaatatacaaaaatatattgctaATATAGCTGCAATGCACTTAAGCCAATAACAATAACTGTACCAAACATGATATAAAGTACCATGCATGGTGACATTTCTTAATAAGTCTGAATAATATTGAATATGTAAACTTACAGGGGTCCACACAAGTGTGACGGTGCGATTGGGATTGTCCCTGATTTGTCTCCACAGATCTATGCTCACTAGAGGCTCTGCAGAACAAAATAACATAACTTTTTGCATTTTCTCGCTGTCCAGAATTCACTGCCACGGTGCTATGGTGTTGTGAGTGGTTGCTACAGCATTGCTGttcagttgctaaggtgttcttaGTCTTTTTAGTGTGTTGCTGTGCTTTCTAAggcattctgggtggttgctaggtgctTACTTACTTTCCCAAGTCAAAAGCACCTCTTTGATTTTCTGATGTTATTGTGAGGGATCATTGGTCTGCACCACAAACAGTGTGGGATGAATTATGTGCCAAATTTCTAAGTATTaaatttctgaaaaatgtcTAACCTTCGGTGTGAGCAACAGAAATAGTCAAGTAAATACAGTATTACTTAGATCGAGGTTTTTCAAATCAAACTTTCTGATAACAAACCCCCGAATATGATGATTCTCTTGAAAAGTACCCCCTTTCtacaacatgtttattttaaaataatatatatatatatatatatatatatatatatatatttatcaggcataacattataaccaccttcctaatattgtgttggtctcacttttgctgccaaacagccctgacccctggaggcatggactccactagacccctgaaggtgtgctgtggtatctggcaccaagatgtcagcagcagatcctttaagtcctgtaagttgcgaggtggagcctccatggatcagacttgtttgttcagcacatcccacagatgcttgattggattgagatctggggaatttggaggccaagtcaacacctcaaagtcgttgttgtgctcctcaaaccattcctgaaccattttggctttgtggcaaggcacattatcctgctgaaagaggccacagccaccagggaataccgtttccatgaaagggtgtacatggtctgcaacagtgcttaggtaggtggtatgtgtcaaagtaacatccacatggatggcaggacccaaggtttcccagcagaacattgcccaaagcatcacactccctccgccggcttgccttcttcccatagtgcatcctggtgccatgtgttccccaggtaagtgacgcacgcgcacccggccatccacatgatgtaaaagaaaacgtgattcatcagaccaggccaccttcttccattgccccgtggtccagttctgatgatCACGTGTCtgctgttggcgctttcggcggtggacaggggtcagcatgggcaccctgactggtctgcagctatgcagctccatacgcaacaaactgtgttgcattgtgtattctgacaccccTTTCTATCAGAatcagcattaacttcttgagcaatctgagctacagtagctcatctgttggatcggactacacgggccagccttcgctccccacgtgagccatgaccctgtcgccggttcaccattgttccttccttggaccacttttgatagatactgaccactgcagtccgggaacaccccacaagagctgcagttttggaaaTGCTCTAACCCAGTTGTCTAgtcatcacaatttggcccttgtcaaactcggtcaaatccttacgcttgcccatttttcctgcttctaacacatcaactttgaggacaaaatgttcacttgctgcctaatatatcccacccactaacaggtgccgtgatgaagagataattagtgttattcacttcacctgtcagtgatcataatgttatgcctgatcggtgtatatatatatgaaattttcCGTGGACCATAGTGTGAAAACCCCTTAGT
This Ctenopharyngodon idella isolate HZGC_01 chromosome 5, HZGC01, whole genome shotgun sequence DNA region includes the following protein-coding sequences:
- the osmr gene encoding leukemia inhibitory factor receptor isoform X2 translates to MIFHWRKMLLIFILFENAEGWDSSSDTVPNIIKLQAMDMWRLEMAWTMNQKKEHRNQTYEIQVGRSANMDIVDSMNVSRGPLDTVHTMVWTSQLPLNCVDHSVRIRLISDASPSSSWSLWKTNYGEMNLAHDEIRMFPEDEVLREGSTVMFCCIYSTETNITSMFFNNTEYKVINISPQVKAIRVENIKATNTYGVNFYCRMDSIVVNSVIFPPDKPQDFRCETEDMRNINCSWKIKAPNLQGQQGRKYTLLISDSRNVSCNPKSNSASCSFEVIPHQINYKITLLVTNSLGQESETYIFNITDRVFPVPERLDVTAGVLDSVVVLQLNGSFKGLLLVCQIELEPGGTIQELDKDGSDSVQHYTFRLQHLNHSTRYSTRGRCAVQGNDWGRWTPPRLFTTEPLVSIDLWRQIRDNPNRTVTLVWTPVGNVSYIKAYEVCVSNINPQGSVCMNVTQTEVELPLDIHMCDITVRAVIQSGLSIPSHITIPSAYTGILKKKRIQGNEKGFQLTWTRDSATTCDYVVEWCMLGSAPPCILQWRKVPANQTSLNLNTGGFTAGVQYTFTVYNCNSEGHRPHEKQIGYSKEQEPTQYPKLDSNPNITWSSVNLKWSFNEEDPSHAGFIKEYVIKVQEDSEAGYDLSSFKQYFADPHSKSFTVSGLEEDQPYTFHLAACTIAGCGPETTATFRTRKNFYLLMAKISIPLLVLVGCCVCLWSYRSMLRGFPKETFGFLHIKALDLDEDLYEASEKIHSLRIEDCTWCDVEILDMPPTVAEKTWLASAEDLSCSFISPKVTLPSFLTPSCHLAADICAATGLTNMTYMSCVQQNVSSEVLETPETKATRQEFSGFSSDYVTSVAT
- the osmr gene encoding leukemia inhibitory factor receptor isoform X1, whose amino-acid sequence is MIFHWRKMLLIFILFENAEGWDSSSDTVPNIIKLQAMDMWRLEMAWTMNQKKEHRNQTYEIQVGRSANMDIVDSMNVSRGPLDTVHTMVWTSQLPLNCVDHSVRIRLISDASPSSSWSLWKTNYGEMNLAHDEIRMFPEDEVLREGSTVMFCCIYSTETNITSMFFNNTEYKVINISPQVKAIRVENIKATNTYGVNFYCRMDSIVVNSVIFPPDKPQDFRCETEDMRNINCSWKIKAPNLQGQQGRKYTLLISDSRNVSCNPKSNSASCSFEVIPHQINYKITLLVTNSLGQESETYIFNITDRVFPVPERLDVTAGVLDSVVVLQLNGSFKGLLLVCQIELEPGGTIQELDKDGSDSVQHYTFRLQHLNHSTRYSTRGRCAVQGNDWGRWTPPRLFTTEPLVSIDLWRQIRDNPNRTVTLVWTPVGNVSYIKAYEVCVSNINPQGSVCMNVTQTEVELPLDIHMCDITVRAVIQSGLSIPSHITIPSAYTAGILKKKRIQGNEKGFQLTWTRDSATTCDYVVEWCMLGSAPPCILQWRKVPANQTSLNLNTGGFTAGVQYTFTVYNCNSEGHRPHEKQIGYSKEQEPTQYPKLDSNPNITWSSVNLKWSFNEEDPSHAGFIKEYVIKVQEDSEAGYDLSSFKQYFADPHSKSFTVSGLEEDQPYTFHLAACTIAGCGPETTATFRTRKNFYLLMAKISIPLLVLVGCCVCLWSYRSMLRGFPKETFGFLHIKALDLDEDLYEASEKIHSLRIEDCTWCDVEILDMPPTVAEKTWLASAEDLSCSFISPKVTLPSFLTPSCHLAADICAATGLTNMTYMSCVQQNVSSEVLETPETKATRQEFSGFSSDYVTSVAT
- the osmr gene encoding leukemia inhibitory factor receptor isoform X3 → MIFHWRKMLLIFILFENAEGWDSSSDTVPNIIKLQAMDMWRLEMAWTMNQKKEHRNQTYEIQVGRSANMDIVDSMNVSRGPLDTVHTMVWTSQLPLNCVDHSVRIRLISDASPSSSWSLWKTNYGEMNLAHDEIRMFPEDEVLREGSTVMFCCIYSTETNITSMFFNNTEYKVINISPQVKAIRVENIKATNTYGVNFYCRMDSIVVNSVIFPPDKPQDFRCETEDMRNINCSWKIKAPNLQGQQGRKYTLLISDSRNVSCNPKSNSASCSFEVIPHQINYKITLLVTNSLGQESETYIFNITDRGVLDSVVVLQLNGSFKGLLLVCQIELEPGGTIQELDKDGSDSVQHYTFRLQHLNHSTRYSTRGRCAVQGNDWGRWTPPRLFTTEPLVSIDLWRQIRDNPNRTVTLVWTPVGNVSYIKAYEVCVSNINPQGSVCMNVTQTEVELPLDIHMCDITVRAVIQSGLSIPSHITIPSAYTAGILKKKRIQGNEKGFQLTWTRDSATTCDYVVEWCMLGSAPPCILQWRKVPANQTSLNLNTGGFTAGVQYTFTVYNCNSEGHRPHEKQIGYSKEQEPTQYPKLDSNPNITWSSVNLKWSFNEEDPSHAGFIKEYVIKVQEDSEAGYDLSSFKQYFADPHSKSFTVSGLEEDQPYTFHLAACTIAGCGPETTATFRTRKNFYLLMAKISIPLLVLVGCCVCLWSYRSMLRGFPKETFGFLHIKALDLDEDLYEASEKIHSLRIEDCTWCDVEILDMPPTVAEKTWLASAEDLSCSFISPKVTLPSFLTPSCHLAADICAATGLTNMTYMSCVQQNVSSEVLETPETKATRQEFSGFSSDYVTSVAT